In Listeria cossartiae subsp. cossartiae, one genomic interval encodes:
- a CDS encoding EutN/CcmL family microcompartment protein has protein sequence MFMAKITGSVVSTKKEDSLTGKKLMIVQPVDANGEHVRSEEVACDSVGAGIGEYVLVARGNAARSVFAEPNSAIDSAIIAIVDSFDK, from the coding sequence ATGTTTATGGCGAAAATTACTGGCAGCGTAGTCTCGACGAAAAAAGAAGACTCGCTTACTGGTAAAAAATTAATGATTGTACAACCAGTTGACGCAAACGGGGAGCATGTGCGCTCAGAAGAAGTGGCTTGTGACTCTGTTGGCGCGGGGATTGGCGAATATGTGCTTGTTGCTCGTGGAAATGCAGCTAGAAGTGTTTTTGCGGAACCAAATAGTGCGATTGATTCGGCAATTATTGCAATTGTCGATAGTTTTGATAAGTAA
- the pduM gene encoding PduM family microcompartment protein has product MIEKLVKIIVQRLKLRAANKTSIAISKIPRDPIAIFIESGTVRLTQVNKHFLERILGGNRAESLTTWLEIAADYGISIELELYDNGEPWLDYAMLSQLDFPVFTSTGERLFHAGGQVICYSDSALIPSGSTLCKFKKQLITPLAKEYLTKNNIAVRERQ; this is encoded by the coding sequence ATGATCGAAAAATTAGTAAAAATCATTGTCCAACGCTTGAAACTTCGTGCCGCGAATAAAACTTCAATAGCTATTAGCAAAATCCCACGCGATCCAATTGCTATTTTTATCGAAAGTGGAACGGTTCGGTTAACACAAGTGAATAAGCATTTTCTTGAGCGGATTCTTGGTGGGAATCGAGCAGAATCACTCACTACTTGGCTGGAAATAGCAGCAGATTATGGGATTAGCATTGAGCTGGAATTGTATGATAATGGCGAACCTTGGCTAGATTATGCGATGCTTTCTCAGCTGGATTTTCCCGTTTTCACAAGTACTGGTGAGCGACTTTTTCATGCAGGCGGTCAAGTGATTTGTTACAGCGATAGCGCATTAATCCCAAGCGGAAGTACACTTTGCAAATTTAAAAAGCAGCTTATTACACCGCTTGCAAAGGAATATTTAACGAAAAATAATATTGCAGTGCGGGAAAGGCAGTGA
- a CDS encoding MIP/aquaporin family protein: MSAYLAEFIGTMVLIMFGNGLLAGLTLNKSLSQGANWVVVTFGWGFAVMIGIYVAGAYSGAHLNPAVTIALAVGGSFPWADVVPYIIAQIAGAFVGASIVILHYYPHFKATPPEIDTHGIFSTGPAIRNTPFNLISEIIATFAFIFGLLMIGANSFTDGLNPLILGFLVVAIGMSFGPTTGYAINPARDLGPRLAYFLLPVPNKSGSDWRYAWIPIVGPIIGGLLAIGLFNILL; encoded by the coding sequence ATGTCAGCATATTTGGCGGAATTTATTGGTACGATGGTTTTGATTATGTTTGGGAACGGCCTTTTAGCAGGATTAACCTTAAATAAATCATTATCACAAGGTGCAAACTGGGTAGTTGTTACATTTGGTTGGGGTTTTGCTGTAATGATTGGGATTTATGTAGCCGGAGCATATAGTGGGGCGCATTTAAACCCAGCTGTGACAATCGCTCTCGCAGTTGGAGGTTCATTCCCTTGGGCAGATGTAGTTCCTTATATTATCGCCCAAATCGCCGGAGCATTTGTCGGAGCATCGATTGTTATTTTACATTACTATCCGCATTTTAAAGCAACACCACCAGAAATTGATACACATGGTATTTTTTCTACAGGACCCGCAATTCGAAATACACCATTCAACCTAATCAGTGAAATTATCGCAACGTTTGCTTTTATTTTTGGCTTACTTATGATTGGGGCAAATAGTTTTACAGATGGTTTAAATCCACTCATTCTTGGTTTCCTCGTAGTCGCAATTGGAATGAGTTTTGGACCAACGACAGGTTATGCAATTAACCCAGCACGTGACTTAGGACCAAGACTTGCATACTTTTTACTACCTGTTCCAAATAAAAGTGGATCAGACTGGCGCTATGCTTGGATCCCAATTGTCGGGCCAATCATCGGCGGTCTACTAGCCATTGGACTTTTTAACATTCTTTTATAA
- a CDS encoding 1-propanol dehydrogenase PduQ — translation MNSFQIKTKVAFGTNSLQVLKEIKNKNVWIICDRFLADGEGLQGLIGQLDASNNVHIFTDVVPDPPISKVASGVSEAGKIQPQVMIAFGGGSAIDTAKGIYYFAKRLEKINISTFIAIPTTSGTGSEVTAATVITDPTTKIKYPLFLDELIPDIAILDAQLVVTVPPAITANTGMDVLTHAIEAYVSKAASDYTDALGEKSVQLTLRFLTSCYDDGRNLANREKMHNASTMAGMAFNCANLGLNHSIAHQLGAQFHVPHGLANAILLDAVIRFNAFKNRDTEQKYAEMARICGIASRSDSNETAVRLLRERIVAMMEHMQMPRTLTDAGVAKEKVYAKMDEIATNALKDACLPTSPTTPTHQELKEILEQII, via the coding sequence ATGAATAGCTTTCAAATTAAGACAAAAGTAGCTTTTGGTACGAATAGTTTACAAGTGTTAAAAGAAATCAAAAATAAAAATGTCTGGATTATTTGTGACCGTTTTTTAGCGGATGGAGAGGGACTTCAAGGCTTGATTGGCCAGCTGGACGCGTCCAATAATGTGCATATTTTCACCGATGTTGTCCCAGATCCACCCATTTCCAAAGTAGCTAGCGGTGTTAGTGAAGCGGGGAAAATTCAGCCGCAAGTGATGATTGCTTTTGGCGGTGGTTCTGCGATTGACACGGCGAAAGGGATTTACTATTTCGCCAAACGTTTGGAAAAAATCAATATTAGCACCTTTATTGCGATTCCAACGACAAGTGGTACTGGCTCAGAAGTAACAGCCGCAACCGTTATCACTGATCCAACAACAAAAATTAAATATCCACTTTTCCTTGATGAACTGATTCCGGATATCGCTATTTTAGATGCGCAACTAGTTGTTACCGTGCCACCAGCGATTACGGCGAACACGGGAATGGATGTGTTAACACACGCTATTGAAGCCTATGTTTCCAAAGCCGCGAGTGATTATACCGATGCGCTAGGTGAAAAAAGTGTCCAGTTAACGCTACGTTTCTTAACGAGTTGTTACGACGATGGCCGCAATTTAGCCAACCGTGAAAAAATGCATAATGCTTCAACGATGGCTGGAATGGCGTTCAACTGCGCCAACCTCGGTTTAAATCATAGTATTGCACATCAACTCGGCGCCCAGTTCCACGTGCCGCACGGTCTAGCAAACGCAATTTTACTAGATGCAGTCATTCGTTTTAATGCCTTTAAAAATCGCGACACCGAGCAAAAATATGCGGAAATGGCGCGAATTTGTGGAATTGCATCCAGATCAGATTCGAATGAAACCGCTGTCCGCCTGCTACGTGAACGAATCGTAGCGATGATGGAACATATGCAAATGCCGCGCACGTTAACAGACGCTGGCGTAGCAAAAGAAAAAGTCTATGCAAAAATGGACGAAATTGCAACAAATGCACTAAAAGACGCTTGCTTGCCAACAAGTCCAACGACACCGACACATCAAGAACTAAAAGAGATTTTAGAACAAATTATTTAG
- a CDS encoding aldehyde dehydrogenase family protein: MESLELEQLVKKVLLEKLAEQKDVSAKTTTQGAKSGIFDTVDEAVQAAVIAQNSFKEKSLEERRNVVKAIRETLYPEIETIATKAVAETGMGNVTDKILKNTLAIEKTPGVEDLYTEVATGDNGMTLYELSPYGVIGAVAPSTNPTETLICNTIGMLAAGNAVFYSPHPGAKNISLWLIEKLNTIVRESCGIDNLVVTVEKPSIQAAQEMMNHPKVPLLVITGGPGVVLQAMQSGKKVIGAGAGNPPSIVDETANIEKAAADIVDGASFDHNILCIAEKSIVAVDSIADFLLFQMEKNGALHVTNPSDIQKLEKVAVTDKGVTNKKLVGKSASEILKEAGIACDFTPRLIIVETEKTHPFATVELLMPIVPLVRVPDFDAALEVAIELEQGLHHTATMHSQNISRLNKAARDMQTSIFVKNGPSFAGLGFRGEGSTTFTIATPTGEGTTTARHFARRRRCVLTDGFSIR; the protein is encoded by the coding sequence ATGGAATCATTAGAACTCGAACAACTGGTGAAAAAAGTTCTTTTAGAAAAATTAGCAGAACAAAAAGATGTATCAGCAAAAACAACAACACAAGGCGCGAAAAGTGGCATTTTTGATACCGTTGATGAAGCTGTTCAAGCAGCAGTGATAGCGCAAAATAGTTTTAAAGAAAAGTCGCTGGAAGAACGCCGCAACGTTGTAAAAGCAATTCGTGAAACACTTTACCCAGAGATTGAAACCATTGCGACAAAAGCAGTGGCTGAAACTGGCATGGGTAATGTGACCGATAAAATTTTGAAAAACACATTAGCAATTGAAAAAACTCCAGGGGTAGAAGATTTATATACAGAAGTAGCTACTGGCGATAATGGTATGACACTTTATGAACTATCTCCGTATGGTGTTATTGGTGCAGTGGCGCCGAGCACGAACCCAACGGAAACATTGATTTGTAATACAATCGGCATGCTCGCAGCAGGAAATGCAGTATTTTACAGTCCACATCCTGGCGCAAAAAATATTTCTCTTTGGTTGATTGAAAAACTAAATACGATTGTTCGCGAAAGTTGCGGAATCGACAATTTAGTTGTTACGGTGGAAAAACCGTCTATTCAAGCCGCACAAGAAATGATGAACCATCCAAAAGTTCCGCTACTCGTTATTACAGGCGGCCCAGGCGTAGTTCTGCAAGCAATGCAATCCGGTAAAAAAGTCATTGGTGCCGGTGCCGGAAATCCACCATCGATTGTCGACGAAACAGCCAATATTGAAAAAGCGGCTGCTGATATCGTGGACGGCGCATCTTTCGACCATAATATTTTGTGTATCGCGGAAAAAAGCATTGTCGCAGTGGATAGCATTGCCGATTTCTTATTGTTCCAAATGGAAAAAAATGGAGCACTACATGTGACCAATCCAAGTGATATTCAAAAATTGGAAAAAGTAGCAGTGACAGATAAAGGTGTAACTAATAAAAAATTAGTCGGGAAAAGTGCATCCGAAATTTTAAAAGAAGCTGGGATAGCATGTGATTTCACGCCGCGTTTAATCATCGTGGAAACAGAAAAAACACATCCATTTGCAACGGTTGAGTTATTGATGCCGATTGTACCGCTTGTAAGAGTGCCTGATTTTGATGCTGCGCTCGAAGTGGCTATTGAGTTAGAACAAGGCTTACATCATACAGCGACAATGCATTCGCAAAACATTTCCAGATTAAACAAAGCAGCAAGAGACATGCAAACATCCATCTTCGTAAAAAATGGTCCTTCCTTTGCGGGATTAGGTTTCCGAGGTGAAGGGAGCACGACATTTACCATTGCAACGCCTACCGGGGAAGGAACAACTACAGCACGTCACTTTGCTCGCCGTCGCCGCTGCGTTCTAACAGATGGTTTTTCGATTCGTTAA
- a CDS encoding acetate/propionate family kinase has product MQKIMAINAGSSSLKFQIFTMPGEEVLVKGLIERIGLPDAIFNMSFQNEKIKETRAINNHGEAVEILLEQLKAHQVINDLNEITGVGHRVAHGGEAFIASCIVTDEVVKGIEDVTSLAPLHNPANVIGIKTFRELLPDALSVAVFDTAFHQTIPEENFLYALPYELYEKHHIRKYGFHGTSHKYVAGKAAEVLEKPLEKLKIISCHLGNGASVCAIEAGKSVNTSMGFTPNAGLMMGTRSGTIDATIIPYLVDELGYSLDEVTQMMSSESGVLGVSGISSDFRDIEIAAEEGNSRALLTLRMFTGQICNYIGAYASAMNGCDALLFTAGVGENSPLIRQMVTEQLSYLGVTCNVTKNNAGDMIISDDNEAVKVCIIPTNEELMIARDVQKYAKQTIS; this is encoded by the coding sequence ATGCAAAAAATTATGGCGATAAACGCAGGGAGTTCTTCACTGAAATTCCAAATCTTTACGATGCCAGGAGAAGAAGTCTTAGTTAAGGGCTTAATTGAAAGAATTGGATTACCAGATGCCATATTCAACATGTCCTTTCAAAATGAAAAAATCAAAGAGACTCGTGCAATTAATAATCACGGGGAAGCTGTCGAAATTTTATTAGAGCAATTAAAGGCGCATCAAGTAATTAATGATCTAAATGAAATTACAGGCGTAGGCCATCGTGTAGCTCACGGCGGGGAAGCTTTTATTGCGTCTTGTATTGTAACGGATGAAGTTGTGAAGGGGATTGAGGACGTAACAAGTCTTGCGCCACTGCACAATCCAGCGAATGTGATTGGTATTAAAACATTCCGTGAACTATTGCCGGATGCCTTATCTGTTGCGGTATTTGATACAGCTTTCCACCAAACGATTCCAGAAGAAAACTTTTTATATGCGCTTCCTTATGAACTTTACGAAAAACATCATATTCGAAAATACGGTTTTCATGGAACGAGTCATAAATATGTTGCCGGAAAAGCGGCAGAAGTTCTGGAAAAACCTTTAGAAAAATTAAAAATTATTTCTTGTCATCTAGGTAATGGAGCGAGTGTTTGTGCGATTGAAGCTGGGAAATCAGTGAATACTTCGATGGGCTTTACGCCAAATGCTGGCTTGATGATGGGAACACGTTCTGGTACAATTGACGCGACAATCATCCCGTATTTAGTTGATGAATTAGGCTATAGCTTGGATGAAGTAACGCAGATGATGTCTAGTGAATCAGGCGTTTTAGGTGTATCGGGTATTTCCAGTGATTTTAGAGATATTGAAATCGCTGCAGAAGAAGGAAATTCACGTGCACTATTAACCCTTCGAATGTTCACTGGTCAAATTTGCAATTACATCGGTGCTTATGCCTCCGCAATGAACGGCTGTGATGCGTTGTTATTTACAGCTGGTGTAGGCGAAAATTCTCCATTAATCCGCCAAATGGTCACAGAACAACTTAGTTACCTTGGTGTAACGTGCAATGTGACAAAAAATAATGCGGGTGATATGATAATTAGCGATGATAACGAAGCAGTCAAAGTGTGTATTATTCCAACGAATGAAGAACTAATGATTGCTCGGGATGTACAAAAGTACGCAAAACAAACGATAAGTTAA
- the eutJ gene encoding ethanolamine utilization protein EutJ, with the protein MDILQTANERMEQLAALMNKDIEQKIPAGKKVKVGVDLGTSSIVFVVLDEDNVPLFGAFEFADAVRDGLVVNYRESVEVVKRLKDRAEKCLGISLTHASGAIPPGTIGNNKKVVANVIESAGMEALYTIDEPTAAAAVLDLQNGAVVDVGGGTTGISVFENGEVIYTADEPTGGTHMTLVLAGYYGVPVEEAEKNKRARKDSSEHFSVMRPVVEKMAEITRVHLEKSPSEPLYIVGGASAYSQFKDTFESYLKMPVFQPNYPQYVTPLGIAMSSGSGNL; encoded by the coding sequence ATGGATATTTTACAAACAGCCAATGAACGGATGGAACAGCTAGCCGCGCTAATGAATAAAGATATCGAACAAAAAATTCCAGCTGGAAAAAAAGTGAAAGTTGGCGTCGATTTGGGTACTTCTTCGATTGTGTTTGTTGTGCTAGATGAGGATAATGTGCCGCTTTTTGGTGCATTTGAATTTGCGGATGCCGTTCGCGATGGCCTCGTTGTTAATTACCGCGAGTCTGTCGAAGTTGTAAAAAGACTGAAAGACCGCGCAGAAAAATGCCTAGGAATAAGTTTAACGCATGCTTCTGGAGCCATCCCACCAGGTACAATCGGAAATAATAAAAAAGTAGTTGCGAATGTCATCGAAAGTGCTGGAATGGAAGCACTTTACACGATTGATGAACCAACTGCGGCAGCGGCAGTGCTAGATTTACAAAATGGTGCAGTTGTTGATGTCGGCGGTGGTACAACTGGAATTAGTGTGTTTGAAAATGGTGAAGTCATTTATACCGCAGATGAACCAACAGGCGGAACGCATATGACGCTTGTTCTCGCTGGATATTACGGTGTTCCAGTAGAAGAAGCCGAGAAGAATAAACGCGCGCGAAAAGATTCAAGCGAGCATTTTTCAGTGATGCGCCCTGTGGTGGAAAAAATGGCAGAAATTACCCGCGTTCATCTCGAAAAATCTCCCTCAGAACCACTTTATATTGTTGGCGGAGCATCGGCTTATAGTCAGTTCAAGGATACGTTTGAAAGCTATTTGAAGATGCCTGTTTTTCAACCTAATTATCCGCAGTATGTCACGCCTCTTGGTATTGCCATGAGTTCAGGGAGCGGAAATTTATGA
- a CDS encoding cob(I)yrinic acid a,c-diamide adenosyltransferase produces the protein MSIYTKTGDKGTTALFDGNRVKKYDDRVETYGSFDELNAEISVAEKFVTSAENKSLLRNVERQLFYVCAELATEHESALASKIVITENDINELEKVIDAYTAKLPKVDSFVLPGSSTAGAFLHSARTVARRGERLLVRLSEQTVVRNELLKFVNRLSDFLYILAREEDFRQMLDKATKLIVAKYLEQTGQEKPISTDLSFSFCEKLMHQVCIVSEEIGVPVTLAIVDAHGNPRFNYRMEHALLVSAELATKKAYSAVAMKTSTEKLAEAVQPGAPLYQLETLTNGDIVTFGGGVPIYGKDGAIIGGMGISGGSVEEDIHIAKKALSMIEKG, from the coding sequence ATGAGTATTTATACAAAAACCGGCGATAAGGGTACGACGGCACTATTTGATGGAAATCGTGTGAAAAAATATGATGACCGTGTCGAAACATATGGCTCGTTTGATGAGCTTAATGCGGAAATAAGTGTGGCCGAAAAATTCGTTACTTCTGCTGAAAACAAGTCTTTGCTTAGAAACGTTGAGCGTCAGTTGTTCTATGTTTGCGCAGAACTTGCAACAGAACACGAATCTGCCCTCGCTAGCAAAATTGTCATTACAGAAAACGATATTAACGAACTCGAAAAAGTGATTGACGCCTATACAGCAAAGTTACCGAAAGTTGATAGTTTTGTTTTACCGGGATCAAGCACGGCGGGAGCATTTCTTCATAGCGCCCGGACGGTTGCTAGACGTGGCGAGCGATTATTAGTTCGTTTATCAGAACAAACAGTTGTCCGCAATGAGTTATTAAAATTCGTCAACCGTTTATCTGATTTCTTGTATATCCTTGCGCGCGAAGAAGATTTTAGGCAGATGCTCGATAAAGCAACCAAGCTCATTGTAGCAAAATACTTAGAGCAGACAGGGCAAGAAAAGCCGATTTCAACCGATTTATCATTTTCCTTTTGTGAAAAACTGATGCATCAAGTTTGTATCGTTTCCGAAGAAATTGGTGTCCCAGTCACACTCGCCATTGTCGATGCGCACGGCAATCCTAGATTTAATTATCGGATGGAGCATGCCCTTTTAGTAAGTGCAGAACTGGCGACGAAAAAAGCATATTCTGCTGTGGCAATGAAAACAAGTACAGAAAAATTAGCAGAAGCAGTTCAGCCGGGAGCCCCACTTTACCAATTAGAAACGCTGACAAATGGTGACATTGTTACTTTTGGCGGCGGCGTTCCAATTTACGGAAAAGATGGAGCGATTATTGGTGGCATGGGGATTAGCGGTGGATCAGTGGAAGAAGATATCCACATTGCAAAAAAAGCATTATCAATGATAGAGAAGGGGTAA